Proteins encoded within one genomic window of Phototrophicus methaneseepsis:
- a CDS encoding CpaF family protein, producing the protein MSLLRRIEKGGNTNKGGEQPQASPQRTPPPNRKPAPNATDGYADLKTRIQNKLLSELDPSLDITRKDDIRRQIQELFNNILAEENIVIAKSERERLFKTIVADILGFGPLESLLGDDTITEIMVNGPKNVFVERKGRITLAGVSFDNEDHVLRVIDRIVAPLGRRVDESQPLVDARLPDGSRVNVVIRPVALCGPTITIRKFSKTPFTVQDLIGFGSMTTEIAQFLRACVVASLNMLVSGGTGSGKTTLLNVLSSFIPNDERIVTIENAAELQLQQEHVVPLESRPANIEGAGAVTIRDLVVNALRMRPERIVVGECRSGEALDMLQAMNTGHDGSLTTLHANTPRDSVARLEVMVLMAGMDLPTRAIREQIASAVDCIVQQSRLRDGSRKIVEISEVQGMEGEMITMSSIFEFEQTGYEDGRIVGRIRPTGIRPKFIDQIEDAGITLPPTVFGVGRR; encoded by the coding sequence ATGTCATTATTACGACGCATCGAAAAAGGTGGTAATACAAATAAGGGTGGCGAGCAGCCCCAGGCTTCACCACAGCGCACACCACCACCCAATCGTAAGCCAGCTCCTAATGCAACCGATGGTTACGCAGACCTTAAAACACGCATCCAGAACAAGCTCCTCTCAGAGCTTGACCCATCGCTGGATATTACCCGTAAAGATGATATTCGCCGCCAAATCCAGGAGCTATTCAACAATATCCTGGCAGAAGAGAATATCGTCATCGCAAAATCGGAGCGTGAGCGCTTATTCAAAACCATCGTCGCGGATATTCTCGGCTTCGGCCCTTTGGAATCACTGCTGGGTGACGATACGATTACTGAAATTATGGTCAATGGCCCTAAAAACGTCTTTGTAGAACGTAAAGGCCGTATCACTTTAGCTGGCGTCAGTTTTGATAACGAAGACCACGTTCTGCGTGTGATTGACCGCATCGTGGCGCCACTTGGCCGCCGTGTTGATGAAAGCCAGCCGTTGGTCGATGCCCGCCTCCCAGATGGCTCTCGTGTGAATGTGGTTATCCGCCCTGTTGCCTTGTGCGGCCCAACGATCACAATTCGTAAATTCTCCAAAACGCCTTTCACCGTCCAGGACTTGATTGGTTTTGGCTCCATGACCACAGAAATTGCTCAATTCTTAAGAGCGTGTGTGGTCGCCAGCCTTAATATGCTCGTATCTGGTGGTACAGGTTCTGGTAAAACGACCTTACTCAATGTGCTTTCAAGCTTCATCCCGAATGACGAGCGCATTGTAACCATCGAAAACGCCGCCGAGCTGCAACTCCAACAGGAACATGTCGTACCGTTGGAAAGCCGCCCAGCCAACATTGAAGGCGCAGGCGCGGTTACAATCCGTGATCTGGTGGTTAACGCCCTGCGTATGCGCCCTGAACGCATCGTCGTCGGGGAATGTCGTAGTGGTGAAGCGCTGGACATGCTCCAGGCCATGAATACAGGTCACGATGGCTCCCTGACTACCCTCCATGCGAACACACCACGCGACAGTGTGGCTCGTCTGGAAGTCATGGTGCTGATGGCTGGTATGGACTTGCCGACACGCGCTATCCGCGAACAAATCGCCAGTGCTGTCGATTGTATTGTCCAGCAATCACGTTTACGTGATGGTTCACGTAAGATTGTAGAAATCTCTGAAGTGCAAGGTATGGAAGGTGAAATGATCACCATGTCGAGCATCTTTGAGTTCGAACAGACAGGTTATGAAGATGGCCGCATCGTCGGGCGCATCCGCCCAACGGGTATCCGTCCAAAGTTCATCGACCAGATCGAAGACGCTGGTATCACACTGCCACCGACTGTTTTCGGTGTTGGTAGACGCTAA
- a CDS encoding response regulator, with the protein MKRQAHDDGNDTIDILLVDDIQDARDGIQRLLSFEQDFRVVGTASNGREGVALAQEHQPDIVIMDINMPDMDGLEAASRITKALPFVGVIMMSVQDDPDYMQRAMLAGARFFLSKPPSTDQLYSTIRNVYEQYSPIRERFRRMNDPSALLMDPTEENRPDDGTRAGHIVVVYSPSGGTGCTTIATNLASGLMKEDVKTLLVDADLEFGDVGTFLDLRSQSTISELADKTDDLDAEYFDSIVATHNSGIRVLLSPSLPNVGADIRELNPDAVTSIIEQIRYYYDFVVVDTSCNIDAVVASLLEIATKIVLVVTPTLPAIKNVKLVLDLLTKSDVSNDKVALVVNKAIENPSRNQRAHPTPERISNYLKMPVVGSIPLSEEYFILNAINKGVPVIAMRDPNKPIVKRLLELADTIYSDMMGSLVEEAETEKPKEKRGLFSFGNR; encoded by the coding sequence ATGAAACGTCAAGCCCACGATGATGGCAACGATACTATCGACATTCTGTTAGTCGATGATATCCAGGATGCACGCGATGGTATTCAGCGCCTGCTCTCCTTTGAACAGGACTTCCGGGTCGTTGGAACAGCCAGCAACGGACGCGAAGGCGTCGCGCTGGCGCAGGAACACCAGCCAGACATCGTGATCATGGACATCAACATGCCGGATATGGATGGTCTAGAGGCTGCCAGCCGTATCACGAAAGCGCTACCATTCGTTGGGGTCATCATGATGTCTGTTCAGGATGACCCTGACTATATGCAACGAGCGATGCTGGCCGGGGCCCGCTTCTTCCTGAGTAAGCCCCCCAGCACAGACCAGCTTTACAGCACCATTCGTAACGTCTATGAGCAGTACAGTCCAATCCGCGAGCGCTTCCGCCGGATGAATGATCCATCGGCACTGCTGATGGACCCGACTGAAGAAAATCGCCCGGATGATGGGACGCGTGCAGGCCATATTGTGGTTGTCTACAGCCCATCCGGCGGTACAGGCTGCACAACGATAGCGACGAATCTGGCTTCTGGCCTTATGAAGGAAGACGTCAAGACGCTCCTGGTCGATGCAGATCTGGAATTTGGTGATGTTGGTACATTCCTGGATTTACGTTCTCAATCAACAATTTCTGAACTCGCTGATAAGACAGACGACCTCGATGCAGAATACTTCGACAGTATTGTGGCGACGCATAACAGCGGTATCCGCGTCTTGCTCAGCCCTTCCCTGCCGAACGTTGGCGCCGATATACGGGAACTTAACCCGGACGCGGTAACCTCTATCATCGAGCAAATTCGTTACTATTACGATTTTGTGGTCGTCGATACGAGCTGCAACATTGACGCCGTTGTCGCCTCTCTGCTAGAGATCGCAACCAAGATTGTCCTTGTTGTCACACCGACGTTACCAGCAATCAAAAACGTCAAGCTCGTGCTAGATTTGCTCACAAAGAGCGATGTCAGCAACGATAAAGTGGCCTTGGTCGTCAATAAGGCGATAGAGAATCCCTCACGCAATCAGCGCGCCCATCCGACGCCCGAACGTATCTCGAATTACCTCAAGATGCCTGTCGTGGGATCAATCCCACTATCAGAAGAGTACTTTATCCTAAATGCGATCAACAAAGGCGTGCCTGTCATCGCCATGCGAGATCCAAATAAGCCGATTGTAAAGCGTCTGTTAGAATTGGCGGATACAATATATAGCGATATGATGGGTTCATTGGTGGAAGAAGCAGAGACCGAGAAGCCAAAAGAAAAACGAGGTTTATTCTCTTTCGGTAATCGCTAA